Proteins encoded together in one Drosophila albomicans strain 15112-1751.03 chromosome 2R, ASM965048v2, whole genome shotgun sequence window:
- the LOC117575942 gene encoding uncharacterized protein LOC117575942, with protein MSNEDEPREADGGDKDENAPPEPSWVAWVERNARPVKRCRPKVERQLTRWQKAGPMSKKDWRKFFEWALEKAMPKEVPMVEQPVPCTEKILPCARAKREMEMEELMEKMENLSKPLPRKVTPKHVYYREEFHYSPVIVWGQPAKHDKGRPFRGPFMPCCFVNKDIEDDYWAQLRFPVRPSALKARPTARILSLAKPHIMPPNPPHCPIPEKPVAALDEPPPKRKKFTPRGWRLHQIRLIYLSKPVSRPEFEYFYM; from the coding sequence ATGAGTAACGAGGACGAGCCTCGTGAGGCTGATGGAGGTGACAAGGATGAGAACGCTCCTCCCGAACCATCGTGGGTGGCATGGGTCGAGCGCAATGCTCGTCCCGTGAAACGATGTCGTCCGAAAGTGGAACGCCAGTTGACACGCTGGCAGAAAGCGGGACCCATGTCGAAGAAGGATTGGCGCAAGTTCTTTGAGTGGGCGCTGGAGAAAGCCATGCCCAAGGAAGTGCCCATGGTGGAACAACCTGTGCCCTGTACGGAAAAGATATTACCATGTGCGCGGGCCAAGcgagaaatggaaatggaagagTTAATGGAGAAAATGGAGAACCTATCGAAGCCGCTGCCACGCAAAGTGACCCCAAAGCATGTTTACTATCGCGAAGAGTTTCACTACTCGCCGGTCATTGTGTGGGGACAGCCAGCGAAACACGACAAGGGACGACCCTTCCGAGGACCCTTTATGCCCTGCTGTTTTGTGAACAAGGATATCGAGGATGACTATTGGGCTCAGTTACGGTTTCCAGTGCGTCCATCAGCGTTAAAAGCGCGTCCCACAGCGCGCATTCTCAGCCTGGCCAAGCCGCATATAATGCCACCAAATCCACCGCATTGTCCCATACCAGAGAAGCCTGTGGCGGCGTTGGATGAACCGCCACCGAAGCGCAAGAAGTTTACGCCACGCGGCTGGAGATTGCATCAAATACGACTGATCTATCTGTCGAAGCCTGTGTCTCGTCCCGAGTTTGAATATTTCTATATGTAA
- the LOC117575940 gene encoding uncharacterized protein LOC117575940, with protein sequence MSSISNIQPSWLEWVNRNALPKQRYSPGPRMEPTRWQKAGPMSRQQWVNFYKWVETNGGVNYQRSIEKPKRKSRTFIPGVFFCVEPKEKERQEKKKRLQEKFDELSVPRYKRDKFVAPPPKPFPFRPQIDYRRPQKKPERGRPWPMPIVPCCFQHEDVKAAFWANLRFPISRNALRAKPTQKIIELAQPRVYPPKPHCPIPIDWENMPRKRTKMTLNQWRMHLSRLEYLARPNRRVLAELEICRCCRCKNRMLSQRTDSMYSNSMGY encoded by the coding sequence ATGAGCTCGATCAGCAACATACAGCCCAGTTGGCTAGAATGGGTTAATCGCAATGCGCTGCCAAAACAAAGATATTCGCCTGGTCCAAGAATGGAACCGACGCGTTGGCAAAAAGCTGGACCCATGAGCCGGCAGCAATGGGTTAATTTCTACAAATGGGTGGAAACAAATGGCGGTGTCAATTATCAGAGATCAATAGAGAAACCCAAACGAAAGTCTCGCACTTTTATACCTGGTGTATTCTTTTGTGTGGAGCCCAAAGAAAAGGAGAGGCAAGAGAAGAAAAAGCGATTGCAGGAAAAATTCGATGAATTGAGTGTTCCCCGCTACAAGCGCGATAAATTTGTTGCACCACCCCCAAAACCGTTTCCATTTCGACCACAAATCGATTACCGACGGCCACAAAAGAAACCGGAACGCGGGCGTCCTTGGCCGATGCCAATTGTGCCCTGTTGCTTTCAGCACGAGGATGTCAAGGCGGCCTTCTGGGCAAATTTACGTTTTCCCATCTCAAGAAATGCGCTGCGAGCAAAACCCACACAGAAAATCATTGAGTTGGCCCAACCGCGTGTCTATCCGCCAAAGCCACATTGTCCCATCCCAATAGATTGGGAAAATATGCCGCGTAAGCGGACGAAAATGACTTTAAATCAGTGGAGGATGCATTTGTCTCGACTCGAGTATTTAGCTAGGCCGAATCGACGTGTGCTGGCTGAACTGGAAATCTGTCGATGCTGTAGGTGCAAAAATCGAATGCTCAGCCAAAGAACAGATTCAATGTATAGCAATTCGATGGGTTACTGA
- the LOC117575937 gene encoding putative serine protease K12H4.7 has product MKLNLVYLLLLSQLTFILAAFMDIVEKSMWIEQKVDHFNKSDKRTWQMQYLASDTFFKPGGPIIININAEWEMVPKNHFFGMYFELVEIFNAYAFETEHRYYGRSWPVQNMTVENLQYLTTRQVLADLAHFIRQQKATIPEIANSKVIMIGCSYAANLVTYFRKDYPELIDGGWAAGAGLAYRLDYSDGYVSAGKSLRKFGGDACYDRVEHFSKTFLNHKRQKSDTYKMLKLLNLAEYFEDMRSIILVHAQHRNATGMQKLCKNITSVDPKNINEFGRLLKLFQSQTVIDHTDKVKMINFNPKYAARQNFYQTCSEFGDIFSTSSRHQPFGDTHPFGKQVAKCKEVFGPKFTIDYISGKVDEITAKYGAQHPNVDHIYFTKAEDDPWRWAGITDECATIIPGIGHCKELRARAPTDWPTTSAAQQKAIDLIRDWINGNGTTRETLIKC; this is encoded by the exons ATGAAGCTGAATcttgtgtatttgttgttgctcagtCAATTGACTTTCATTTTGGCAGCGTTCATGGATATCGTTGAAAAATCAATGTGGATTGAACAAAAAGTGGATCATTTCAACAAGAGTGACAAACGAACGTGGCAAATG CAATATTTGGCGAGTGATACATTCTTTAAGCCTGGTGGACCGATAATTATCAATATAAATGCAGAATGGGAAATGGTGccaaaaaatcatttttttggAATGTATTTTGAGcttgttgaaattttcaatGCGTATGCATTTGAAACCGAGCATCGATACTACGGTAGAAGTTGGCCAGTCCA AAATATGACAGTTGAAAACCTACAATATCTTACTACGAGGCAAGTACTAGCCGATCTGGCACATTTTATAAGACAACAGAAGGCCACAATTCCAGAGATAGCTAATTCTAAAGTCATAATGATTGGATGTTCGTATGCTGCCAACTTGGTCACATACTTTCGCAAGGACTATCCAGAGCTAATCGATGGTGGCTGGGCAGCGGGGGCGGGACTTGCCTATCGGCTCGATTATTCGG ATGGTTATGTGAGTGCTGGCAAATCATTACGAAAATTCGGAGGAGATGCTTGCTATGATCGTGTCGAGCACTTTtccaaaacatttttgaatcaCAAAAGGCAGAAAAGCGATACCTATAAAATGTTGAAGTTACTAAATTTGGCTGAATATTTTGAAGATATGCGTAGCATTATTTTAGTACATGCACAACATCGCAA TGCGACTGGAATGCAAAAGttgtgcaaaaatattacatcAGTTGACCCGAAGAATATTAATGAGTTCGGCCGATTACTAAAGTTATTCCAATCACAAACAGTTATTGACCATACGGATAAAGTTAAAATGATAAACTTCAATCCCAAATATGCAG CTCGTCAAAATTTTTATCAGACTTGCAGTGAGTTTGGTGACATTTTCTCCACAAGTTCACGACATCAACCTTTTGGAGATACTCATCCGTTTGGCAAACAAGTAGCAAAGTGTAAAGAGGTCTTTGGGCCCAAATTCACCATCGATTATATCAGTGGCAAGGTTGATGAAATCACTGCAAAATATGGAGCTCAACATCCGAATGTTgatcatatttatttcacaaaaGCCGAAGATGATCCTTGGCGTTGGGCGGGCATCACCGATGAATGTGCTACAATCATACCAG GAATTGGACACTGCAAAGAACTGAGAGCACGTGCGCCAACCGATTGGCCAACAACTTCAGCGGCTCAGCAAAAAGCCATCGATTTGATAAGGGACTGGATAAATGGCAATGGCACAACGCGCGAAACTCTAATCAAATGTTAA
- the LOC117576719 gene encoding LOW QUALITY PROTEIN: putative serine protease K12H4.7 (The sequence of the model RefSeq protein was modified relative to this genomic sequence to represent the inferred CDS: deleted 1 base in 1 codon): MAHGVIAITLALLTLGYSQVNANIFQQTFKQLHQEPPVPANQNRADEVQTLWIEQQLDHFDDAETRTWQMRYMLNDVFFEAGGPLFIFLGGEWAISTGYVTGGHMYDMAKEHKGLLAYTEHRYYGESKPLPDLSNENIKYLHVKQALADLAHFIRTKKATYEGLSDSKVIIVGGSYSATMVTWFKKTYPDLATGGWASSAPLFAKVNFVEYKEITGQSIALMGGSACYNRIQNGIAELETMLATKRGGEVKALLKLCEKFDVYSDLDVWTLFSEVSDIFAGVVQTHNAGQIEGVCQTILSESSDLIGLSKYLLTVFAQSGGNCYDLSYDAILAPLLESRYTGNIMRQWIYQTCNEYGWYQTSGSAAQPFGTKFPVTYYTTMCADVYGLQYSNSFIADKVAETNEYFGGLEPNVENVYITHGQLDPWRAMGIQNETQATILPEYAHCKDFGSISASDSSEMRASKERVAELVRQWLN; the protein is encoded by the exons ATGGCACACGGTGTAATCGCAATAACGTTGGCACTGCTAACACTGGGTTATTCCCAAGTTAATGCTAACATATTCCAGCAGACATTCAAGCAACTGCATCAGGAGCCACCGGTGCCAGCAAATCAGAATCGTGCCGATGAGGTGCAAACATTGTGGATTGAACAGCAGTTGGATCACTTCGATGATGCCGAAACTCGCACCTGGCAAATG CGCTACATGCTGAACGATGTGTTCTTCGAGGCTGGCGGACCGCTGTTCATTTTCCTTGGCGGCGAGTGGGCTATTTCGACAGGATACGTTACTGGTGGCCACATGTACGATATGGCCAAGGAGCACAAAGGACTTTTGGCCTACACCGAGCATCGTTACTATGGCGAAAGCAAGCCATTGCC TGACTTGTCCAATGAGAACATCAAATACTTGCATGTGAAGCAAGCGCTGGCTGACTTGGCGCATTTCATACGCACGAAGAAGGCAACCTATGAGGGTTTGAGTGACTCTAAAGTCATCATTGTCGGCGGCTCTTACTCGGCCACCATGGTCACCTGGTTCAAGAAAACCTATCCCGATTTGGCCACCGGTGGTTGGGCATCCAGTGCACCACTCTTTGCCAAGGTCAACTTTGTAG AATACAAGGAGATTACGGGTCAGTCTATTGCCTTGATGGGCGGCTCTGCCTGCTACAATCGTATTCAGAATGGCATTGCTGAGTTGGAGACAATGCTTGCCACAAAGCGTGGTGGCGAGGTGAAGGCGCTACTCAAACTGTGCGAAAAGTTCGATGTGTACAGCGATCTGGATGTCTGGACACTGTTCAGTGAAGTCTCTGATATCTTTGCAGGTGTTGTGCAGACACACAA TGCTGGCCAAATTGAGGGCGTTTGTCAGACAATCTTGTCGGAGAGCAGCGATTTGATTGGTCTCAGCAAGTATTTGTTGACTGTGTTTGCTCAAAGCGGTGGCAATTGCTACGAT CTCAGTTATGATGCCATACTTGCGCCACTTCTGGAGTCCAGATACACTGGCAACATTA TGCGTCAATGGATCTATCAGACTTGCAATGAGTATGGCTGGTATCAAACTTCAGGTTCAGCTGCTCAACCCTTTGGCACCAAGTTCCCTGTCACTTACTATACCACAATGTGTGCCGATGTTTATGGTTTGCAGTACAGCAATTCTTTCATTGCCGACAAAGTGGCGGAAACTAACGAATACTTTGGCGGACTTGAACCGAATGTGGAGAATGTTTACATCACTCACGGCCAATTGGATCCCTGGCGGGCCATGGGCATTCAAAACGAAACTCAGGCCACCATCTTACCAG AGTATGCTCACTGCAAGGACTTTGGTTCGATCAGCGCCAGCGACTCCAGCGAAATGCGTGCATCAAAGGAACGTGTCGCTGAATTGGTGCGTCAATGGTTAAATTGA
- the LOC117575936 gene encoding putative serine protease K12H4.7, translating to MPSSGRKDVPVLVKTLKDLHRGPPQQVVMNRATVEEKWITQPLDHFDETNTGTYQMRYLVNDEFQTEGSPIFIFLGGEWEASSGMILQGHWYDMAKEHQGLLLYTEHRYYGQSVPTSDMSTESLQYLHVKQALADVAQFITTIKAENPQLTNSKVVLSGGSYSATMVVWFKRLYPDLVVGGWASSAPLLAKVDFSEYKEVVGEAFKQLGGQQCYDRIQKGINDLEQMFVNNSAQAHAMLRLCSDFDHNNDLDKWSLFGSISNIFSGVAQYQTTGDIEYYCDFLLSFDDDAAAIANFAYWAWNYPSCIDARYQSTVDYYLWGIDNFDASRPWYYQTCNEYGWYQSSTSNNQPFGNNFPATLYIELCKDVFSSKYASSQIVSNTAQTNEDFGGMNPEVENIYMTHGGLDPWNPIGHGVAEGATVITGASHCADFSSISAIDTQEMRASKERIAELVRQWLA from the exons ATGCCCTCAAGTGGAAGAAAAGATGTGCCTGTACTGGTGAAAACTCTAAAAGATTTGCATCGTGGTCCGCCACAGCAGGTTGTGATGAATCGTGCCACGGTCGAAGAGAAATGGATTACCCAACCACTGGATCACTTTGATGAAACCAACACGGGCACCTATCAAATG CGCTATTTGGTCAACGATGAATTCCAAACAGAAGGTAGTCCCATCTTTATCTTCTTGGGCGGCGAATGGGAAGCCTCATCCGGCATGATTCTGCAGGGTCACTGGTACGACATGGCCAAGGAGCACCAAGGTCTGCTGCTCTACACCGAACATCGTTACTACGGCCAGAGCGTTCCCACCAG CGATATGTCCACCGAGAGCCTGCAGTATCTGCATGTGAAGCAAGCTCTGGCTGATGTGGCCCAATTTATTACCACCATCAAGGCGGAGAATCCTCAGTTGACCAACTCAAAGGTGGTGCTTAGCGGTGGCTCCTATTCGGCTACCATGGTTGTGTGGTTCAAGCGTCTCTATCCCGACTTGGTTGTGGGTGGCTGGGCATCGAGTGCTCCCCTGCTGGCTAAGGTTGATTTCAGCGAGTACAAGGAGGTTGTGGGAGAAGCATTCAAGCAATTGGGTGGCCAACAGTGCTACGATCGCATACAGAAGGGCATCAATGATCTGGAGCAGATGTTTGTCAACAATAGTGCTCAGGCACATGCGATGCTGCGTCTTTGCAGTGATTTCGATCATAACAACGATCTCGATAAGTGGAGTTTGTTTGGCAGCATTTCCAACATTTTCTCCGGTGTCGCGCAATATCAAAC AACTGGCGACATTGAGTATTATTGTGACTTTCTGCTGAGCTTTGATGATGACGCGGCGGCCATTGCCAACTTTGCCTATTGGGCCTGGAACTATCCAAGCTGTATTGATGCACGCTATCAGAGCACTGTCGATTATTATCTGTGGGGCATTGACAACTTTGACGCGT CTCGACCATGGTATTATCAGACCTGCAATGAGTATGGTTGGTATCAGTCATCAACTTCGAACAATCAGCCGTTTGGCAATAACTTCCCTGCCACACTCTACATTGAACTCTGCAAGGATGTCTTTAGCTCGAAGTACGCTAGCTCGCAAATTGTCAGCAACACAGCCCAGACCAATGAGGACTTTGGTGGCATGAACCCCGAAGTCGAGAACATTTACATGACTCACGGAGGTCTCGATCCCTGGAATCCCATTGGTCATGGCGTTGCCGAGGGTGCCACGGTCATTACTGGTGCTTCCCATTGTGCTGACTTCAGTTCAATCTCCGCTATCGACACCCAAGAAATGCGTGCTTCCAAGGAACGTATTGCGGAATTAGTGCGACAATGGCTAGCCTAA
- the LOC117575935 gene encoding putative serine protease K12H4.7: protein MKYTLILVLALVAPLAYTASLPKPEIPAFIQSLKDLRRGPPREPITKRVNAQTRWITQKLDNFDDDNEATWEDRIIINEDNFVDGSPIFIYLGGEWIIKPEDIASGLLADLAKEHNGTILTTEHRFFGESIPIKPLSTENLSKYQNVKQALADVVNVIKVLKEEDKYKDSKVVVQGCSYSATMATWLKKLYPDVIVGSWASSAPLEAKVNFREFMKVVGQAYRELGGDYCYDIIDNATSYYENLFYNGEGAQAKTELNLCSNFDEDDEQDQWQYFSTVANVFANIAQYQKPENYDLAQYCSVLRSFSDNDYVALSKFVQWRLGYPACVNTRYQGAVNYYLWSKDNYDGDGLAWTFQTCSEFGWFQSSGSRSQPFGTNFPVTLYTDICEDVFGSDYTEAKIRALIKETNADFGGIESVENVYFTQGGLDPWAKVGAGVAQGATIIPQASHCSDLGSISASDSAALRASKERVSELIAQWLA from the exons ATGAAGTATACTCTAATTCTAGTTCTAGCGTTAGTAGCGCCTCTAGCTTATACAGCTAGTCTGCCAAAGCCTGAAATTCCTGCCTTCATTCAATCCTTGAAGGACCTTCGGCGTGGTCCACCGCGAGAACCCATCACCAAGCGTGTCAATGCGCAGACTCGTTGGATCACTCAGAAACTGGACAACTTTGACGATGACAATGAGGCAACATGGGAAGAC CGCATTATAATTAATGAAGACAATTTCGTGGATGGATCTCCGATATTCATTTACCTTGGTGGCGAATGGATTATTAAGCCCGAGGATATAGCATCAGGGCTTCTGGCAGACCTCGCTAAGGAACATAATGGTACCATTCTCACCACAGAACATCGATTCTTTGGCGAGAGTATCCCTATTAA ACCCCTGTCCACAGAAAACCTTAGCAAGTATCAAAATGTGAAGCAAGCCTTGGCTGATGTGGTGAATGTTATTAAGGTACTTAAGGAGGAGGACAAGTACAAGGATTCGAAGGTCGTCGTTCAAGGATGTTCCTACTCTGCAACCATGGCAACTTGGCTCAAGAAATTGTATCCCGATGTCATTGTTGGGAGTTGGGCATCCAGTGCTCCTCTTGAAGCCAAGGTTAACTTTAGAG AGTTTATGAAAGTTGTTGGACAAGCATACAGAGAGCTAGGGGGAGACTATTGCTACGACATCATTGACAACGCCACATcctattatgaaaatttgttttacaaCGGAGAGGGAGCGCAAGCTAAGACAGAATTAAATCTCTGCAGTAACTTTGACGAGGATGACGAACAAGATCAGTGGCAATACTTCAGCACTGTAGCGAACGTTTTCGCTAACATCGCTCAATACCAGAA ACCCGAGAACTATGACTTGGCCCAGTACTGTTCCGTTCTGCGTAGCTTCAGTGACAACGATTATGTAGCCTTGTCTAAATTTGTGCAATGGCGTCTCGGATATCCGGCTTGTGTCAACACCAGATACCAAGGAGCTGTTAACTACTACTTGTGGTCGAAGGACAACTATGATGGCGATGGTCTGGCTTGGACGTTCCAAACTTGCAGTGAATTTGGCTGGTTCCAGTCTTCTGGTAGTCGCAGTCAACCGTTTGGCACTAATTTCCCAGTCACCCTTTACACCGACATTTGTGAGGATGTTTTCGGATCTGACTATACTGAGGCTAAGATTCGGGCACTAATCAAGGAAACAAATGCTGACTTTGGTGGCATCGAGAGCGTTGAGAATGTTTATTTCACACAGGGTGGTTTGGATCCATGGGCCAAGGTTGGAGCTGGTGTGGCACAAGGAGCTACCATTATTCCACAAGCTTCTCACTGCTCTGATCTGGGTTCAATTAGTGCGTCGGACAGTGCAGCCTTGCGTGCCTCGAAGGAACGTGTGTCTGAACTTATTGCCCAGTGGCTTGCATAA